Proteins encoded together in one Bacteroides zoogleoformans window:
- a CDS encoding DUF3575 domain-containing protein, translated as MKRPLILLLLLLFLGHARGQESDTRRGTDSVRVYFRQGESRLDPYFRDNGARIRAFTERFRTLLQDPSRRIRGLRVTAGASPEGSTALNQRLSERRAEAIRQLVSGYFPHEFGWLSTVPKGVDWQGLEKLVQADEYMPYRYEVLDILRYTPEWITREGKVADGRKRRLAMAGGGYAWRYMESRFFPELRASTLHVWYETEEAQQAVKDTVYILPPEQAEAVPAPQDRRPFYMALKTNLLYDALVVPNIGLEFYLGRGWSVAGNWMYTWFKSDSRHRYHRIYGGDLEVRRWLSYGKKPLTGHHIGLYGQLLTYDLEWGGKGYLGDRWSYGGGIAYGYSAPIGRRLNLDFSIGIGYLGGEYFEYIPKGWCETHRKECYLWQATRQRRWFGPTKAEVSLVWLLGHDNVNTKKGGKR; from the coding sequence ATGAAAAGACCATTGATCCTCCTGCTTCTCCTGCTTTTTCTCGGGCATGCCCGGGGACAGGAATCCGACACGCGCCGGGGCACGGACTCCGTGCGCGTCTATTTCCGTCAGGGCGAATCGCGCCTCGACCCTTATTTCCGTGATAACGGCGCACGCATACGCGCCTTCACCGAGCGTTTCAGAACCCTGCTGCAAGACCCCTCGCGACGCATACGGGGCCTGCGGGTCACCGCAGGCGCCTCCCCCGAGGGAAGCACGGCATTGAACCAGCGTCTCTCCGAGCGGAGGGCCGAGGCCATCCGGCAGCTGGTCTCCGGCTACTTCCCCCATGAGTTCGGGTGGCTCTCCACCGTGCCCAAGGGCGTGGACTGGCAGGGACTGGAAAAGCTCGTGCAGGCGGACGAGTACATGCCCTACCGCTACGAGGTGCTCGACATCCTGCGCTACACCCCCGAGTGGATTACTCGCGAGGGCAAGGTGGCCGACGGCCGCAAGCGCCGTCTGGCCATGGCGGGCGGGGGCTACGCCTGGCGCTACATGGAGAGCCGCTTCTTCCCCGAGCTGCGCGCCTCCACCCTGCACGTGTGGTACGAGACAGAGGAGGCGCAACAGGCCGTGAAGGACACCGTCTACATCCTCCCGCCCGAACAGGCTGAGGCCGTACCAGCGCCGCAGGATCGCAGACCTTTCTACATGGCGCTGAAGACCAACCTGCTCTATGACGCCCTGGTCGTTCCCAACATCGGGCTGGAGTTCTACTTGGGCCGCGGCTGGTCGGTAGCCGGCAACTGGATGTACACCTGGTTCAAGAGCGACAGCCGCCACCGTTACCACCGCATCTATGGCGGCGACCTGGAGGTGCGCCGCTGGCTGAGCTACGGCAAGAAGCCGCTGACCGGGCACCACATAGGGCTTTACGGCCAGCTGCTGACCTACGACTTAGAGTGGGGCGGCAAGGGCTATCTGGGCGACCGCTGGAGCTACGGGGGCGGCATCGCCTACGGCTACTCCGCCCCCATCGGACGCAGGCTGAACCTCGACTTCAGCATCGGCATCGGCTACTTGGGCGGCGAATACTTCGAGTACATCCCCAAGGGATGGTGCGAGACCCACCGGAAAGAGTGCTACCTGTGGCAGGCCACCCGGCAGCGCCGCTGGTTCGGCCCCACCAAGGCCGAGGTGTCGCTGGTATGGCTGCTGGGACATGATAACGTAAACACGAAGAAAGGAGGCAAACGATGA
- a CDS encoding tyrosine-type recombinase/integrase, with translation MFNIPFHFKRAFSFGEKKTEKRVRKPQKIGPTLSGFVHAAAEGVSLSTQENYRTAVRSFIRFSGGTDVPVSALDADSVRNYERWLRDRGVCPNTSSCYMRSLRAIYNKAATKRLVKDKEPFKGVFTGNERTVKRSIGEKEIRKLKSPRSPYSLSPGPSPIGRGEGGWGSGASDLFLFSFYAMGMPFVDLAHLKRSQIKDGVLTYRRRKTGQQVRVRLEPCMLDILDKYKTEGTDYLFPILYKVKDGGKGGPAGGNLVEVSYSSALNRYNRSLKELARRAGIKENLTSYVARHSWASIAYEKNIDLPVISKALGHTDTKTTLIYITEIKDKRLASANRKLLKEVLMP, from the coding sequence ATGTTCAATATTCCATTTCATTTCAAGAGAGCGTTTTCTTTCGGAGAGAAGAAGACAGAGAAAAGAGTAAGGAAACCACAGAAAATCGGCCCTACGCTTTCCGGTTTCGTCCACGCGGCCGCCGAAGGTGTAAGCCTCTCCACCCAAGAGAACTACCGCACGGCCGTGCGCTCCTTCATCCGCTTCAGCGGCGGCACGGACGTGCCCGTATCGGCGCTCGACGCCGACAGTGTGCGAAACTACGAGCGGTGGCTGCGCGACCGTGGCGTATGCCCCAACACCTCCTCCTGCTACATGCGCTCCCTGCGTGCCATCTACAACAAAGCCGCCACGAAACGCCTCGTGAAGGACAAAGAACCCTTCAAGGGCGTGTTCACCGGCAACGAGCGGACGGTGAAGAGAAGCATTGGAGAGAAAGAGATAAGGAAGCTGAAAAGCCCCCGAAGCCCCTACAGCCTCTCCCCCGGCCCCTCCCCCATAGGGAGGGGGGAAGGGGGGTGGGGTTCAGGGGCTTCCGACCTCTTCCTCTTCTCTTTCTACGCCATGGGCATGCCCTTTGTTGACCTGGCTCACCTGAAGCGTTCGCAGATAAAGGACGGGGTGCTGACCTACCGCCGGCGCAAGACGGGGCAGCAGGTCAGGGTGAGGCTGGAACCGTGCATGCTCGATATACTGGACAAGTATAAGACAGAGGGGACGGACTATCTATTCCCTATATTATATAAGGTGAAAGACGGCGGTAAAGGCGGGCCGGCAGGCGGCAATCTTGTCGAGGTGTCCTATTCTTCGGCCCTGAACCGCTACAACCGCTCGCTCAAGGAGCTGGCACGGCGGGCGGGTATCAAGGAGAACCTCACCTCCTACGTCGCCCGCCACTCGTGGGCGAGCATCGCCTACGAGAAGAATATCGACCTGCCCGTCATCTCCAAGGCACTGGGGCATACCGACACCAAGACCACCCTCATATACATAACGGAGATAAAAGACAAGCGGCTGGCGTCGGCCAACCGCAAACTGCTGAAAGAAGTTCTCATGCCTTGA
- a CDS encoding HU family DNA-binding protein — MVQRKNPLKKNEPAKWYATPNSAKPLAQKVMTRVATENTTTAPIELESAMELLAAFIPQQLQQGHTVNVPGMGTFRLTFKSEGVEDINLFNSAKMIKSPRIVFTPAKELKGKTLQGLSFENGGVLESGINYASLADYRKAKGLPTPGESGGSGGGTPGGSGGQGENPLG, encoded by the coding sequence TTGGTGCAAAGGAAGAATCCTTTAAAGAAAAACGAACCTGCCAAATGGTATGCCACGCCCAACAGCGCAAAGCCGCTGGCGCAGAAAGTGATGACCCGTGTGGCCACGGAGAACACCACCACGGCGCCCATCGAACTGGAATCGGCCATGGAGTTGCTGGCGGCCTTCATCCCGCAACAGCTTCAGCAGGGGCACACGGTGAACGTGCCCGGCATGGGAACCTTCCGCCTGACCTTCAAGAGCGAGGGAGTGGAAGACATCAACCTGTTCAACTCCGCGAAGATGATTAAGTCGCCCCGCATCGTCTTCACCCCTGCCAAAGAGCTGAAAGGAAAGACCCTGCAAGGCCTCAGCTTCGAGAACGGCGGCGTGCTGGAGAGCGGTATCAACTACGCTTCGCTGGCGGACTATCGTAAAGCCAAGGGGCTGCCTACACCGGGAGAAAGTGGCGGCAGCGGTGGCGGTACTCCCGGCGGCTCGGGCGGTCAAGGGGAGAACCCGTTAGGATGA
- a CDS encoding fimbrillin family protein produces the protein MKKNVLYLAAGLLALASCSQDETTGTDNGGSIRFRPAVGNVTRGPVITTDNITTFKVSSYVTGAAANFFTDLQVNKTGSSWNTAQVYYWPGTGTLNFFAYAPVDVTTVTVSPTARAINNFSPAAKVAEQKDVVVAFATGTKAANENSGVPLTFKHALSQIEVKAKSANTTAYEIKVLGVKLGHISSTANFTFPTTVVTGTLPASHWTAPATAKDYGTNLDADLTLTSEVQSITKSNFLMIPQQLTPWTKGTSADGAYIAVLCKICSKNGTNLTQIFPGAADKFAYAAVPISTNWLPGKKYTYTLSFLGNNGAGNIDPNPTDPTDPENPNNPNVDPNPGQGGDSVLGGPIKFTVTVDDWDNLPEENMPL, from the coding sequence ATGAAAAAGAATGTATTGTATTTGGCTGCGGGCTTGTTGGCTCTGGCCTCCTGCTCGCAGGACGAGACCACCGGCACGGACAACGGGGGATCCATCAGATTCCGTCCGGCGGTGGGCAACGTAACGCGTGGACCGGTCATCACCACGGACAACATCACGACCTTCAAGGTGAGTTCCTATGTGACGGGGGCGGCAGCCAATTTCTTCACCGACTTGCAAGTGAATAAAACAGGATCCAGCTGGAACACCGCACAGGTTTACTATTGGCCGGGAACGGGCACACTGAACTTCTTCGCTTACGCCCCCGTGGATGTGACGACCGTAACCGTGAGCCCGACCGCCCGCGCCATCAACAACTTCTCGCCGGCTGCCAAGGTGGCCGAACAGAAAGATGTGGTGGTAGCCTTCGCCACCGGGACGAAAGCCGCCAACGAGAATTCCGGCGTGCCTCTCACTTTCAAGCATGCCCTCTCGCAGATAGAGGTAAAGGCCAAGTCGGCCAACACCACGGCCTATGAGATAAAGGTGCTGGGCGTGAAACTGGGACATATATCCTCCACCGCCAATTTCACTTTCCCCACCACCGTGGTAACCGGAACATTGCCTGCCAGCCACTGGACGGCACCCGCCACGGCGAAGGATTACGGAACAAACCTCGATGCGGATCTGACGCTTACGTCCGAAGTACAAAGCATCACCAAGAGCAACTTCCTCATGATTCCCCAGCAGCTGACACCGTGGACAAAAGGAACCAGCGCGGACGGGGCTTACATCGCCGTGCTGTGCAAGATTTGCAGCAAGAACGGAACCAACCTGACGCAAATATTCCCTGGGGCTGCCGACAAGTTCGCATATGCGGCCGTGCCAATCAGTACCAACTGGCTGCCGGGAAAGAAATACACTTACACGCTGAGTTTCCTCGGGAACAACGGGGCGGGAAACATAGACCCGAATCCGACGGATCCGACAGATCCGGAAAACCCGAACAACCCGAATGTGGACCCGAATCCGGGCCAGGGGGGAGACTCGGTATTGGGTGGCCCCATCAAGTTTACCGTTACGGTTGACGATTGGGACAACCTGCCCGAGGAGAACATGCCTCTGTAA
- a CDS encoding DUF5119 domain-containing protein has translation MKTENMMKTGRHPFTSRPLRAFGAVGALTLCAALIVALITGTLSSCDHKTFCDPEPAVSRVHVVFDWRNAPGATAKTMSLYLYPENENEGEVLRYDFDNAAGGVVAIPHGTYKALFMNNDTETVLLRGTDRYETLEAYTRPAYLLEPLGLQSNPKDANPSGEAVALPPDRFWAGSKTDMKILPAKAAAGVPYDQEVTFHPVQETSRYTVEIRNARNLKYASALSFSLSGLSGCLTVAGGKRSPLRTMIPFEGRSDEVASVITGECFAFGLSTSANKMRTLALYVILTNGNKQYYTFDVATQVNNAPDPKNVHIVIDGLDLPKPIVEEGGGFKPSVDDWVGENVEVEM, from the coding sequence ATGAAAACCGAGAATATGATGAAAACCGGAAGACACCCGTTCACGTCCCGCCCGCTGCGGGCCTTCGGCGCCGTGGGCGCGCTGACACTCTGCGCGGCCCTGATTGTCGCACTCATCACCGGCACACTCTCATCCTGCGACCACAAGACTTTCTGCGACCCCGAGCCGGCCGTGTCAAGGGTACATGTTGTCTTTGACTGGCGTAATGCCCCCGGAGCCACCGCCAAGACCATGAGCCTCTACCTTTATCCCGAAAATGAGAATGAGGGAGAGGTATTGCGTTACGACTTTGACAACGCCGCCGGAGGGGTGGTGGCGATTCCTCACGGCACTTATAAGGCTCTGTTCATGAACAACGATACGGAGACCGTACTGTTGAGGGGCACAGACCGTTACGAGACCCTCGAGGCATATACCCGTCCCGCCTACTTGCTCGAACCCTTGGGATTGCAGAGCAACCCCAAGGATGCCAATCCCTCCGGAGAGGCTGTGGCATTACCACCCGACCGATTCTGGGCGGGTAGCAAAACGGACATGAAGATACTGCCGGCAAAAGCGGCAGCCGGAGTACCCTACGACCAAGAGGTGACGTTCCATCCCGTGCAGGAGACTTCCCGATACACGGTGGAGATACGCAACGCACGCAACCTGAAATACGCATCGGCCCTGAGCTTCTCGCTGTCAGGACTATCGGGTTGCCTGACAGTCGCCGGCGGCAAACGCTCTCCTCTGCGCACGATGATCCCTTTCGAGGGAAGAAGCGACGAAGTGGCTTCCGTCATCACCGGGGAGTGCTTCGCCTTCGGACTATCCACATCGGCCAACAAGATGCGCACGCTGGCGCTGTACGTCATCCTCACCAACGGGAACAAACAGTACTACACCTTCGATGTGGCCACACAGGTGAACAATGCACCCGACCCTAAGAACGTGCACATCGTCATAGACGGGCTCGACCTGCCCAAGCCCATTGTCGAGGAGGGAGGAGGATTCAAACCTTCGGTGGACGACTGGGTAGGTGAAAATGTGGAGGTGGAGATGTAG
- a CDS encoding fimbrillin family protein yields the protein MKTMRFICPGGVAFLLTGVMALLLCTACSDEEEGGGLRGRTIGFAVTTLRERGEAGTKHATTRTAADTLPQVEITPIEGTTDEEGRQLYLHTLTEEDMAADGAREADAGVAGKSEDATTKAAPVTTATMYADATVFAAVYPSTDTWNNTVAPGYFFDLRVKKTESWSTTYHWPGLSKKVAFFAYAPHHCAGVTLTTGATTPGAPVFSYTVPAAVADQTDLLTASSVDVAGVLHTPAPLKFKHALTAVRFETGTALLPGTVTKITLKGVYGTATHRIGNTVWSEHSSPKDFAQTLTTVTPDPNVPGSPITQPAATFMMIPQTLPAGAKLEVKYTDKLTNTQRTLTANIAGKTWGMGKTVTYRISTSSISVTPTLEVTAPAEYTYQGGNNTYTVKSYASVSGGGATANVPIAWEVEYSTNGGSNWSSTRPAWLTTFTENGTGGTSAAPYTATVAAQVNSAPDNPHTVALKNTPPVTNYDLSTHDYQGNPAPTRTANCYIVNAPGTYRLPLVYGNAIDKVKVPGGSNPGWNTSAYTSTAGGGNVLTPFINHLGNVLTNPYIYSHAGCMPANCTLVWQDAQNLVTNVALSADGHFLEFTVGQATICQGNAVVAVRDASNTVLWSWHIWVTDYRPGTIGTTTPDKEITNHQNKKYKIMTVNLGWCDGKEVIYAERTVQVRFKQKPTAGYTSATPKTFTVKQKAHTITELGNNTYYQWGRKDPFVGALEGPGGSSNSINKTWYDAGGNVKTNQLPAIQSFPYGTPCITRGIMNPGTFNTIWEMDYRYYNLWDANNNTTSTNDNLVVKTIYDPCPAGYKLPPSNVYTGFSTTGGNTGTVSQFNVQGAWAKGWNFYCNPSKTTSVFFPASGFRIYNTAVPSHVGSFAHYCTAGPNSRGDVWFLIFNSSIVHPLDKDPRSFGYSVRASQE from the coding sequence ATGAAAACCATGAGATTTATTTGCCCGGGAGGGGTTGCTTTTTTGCTTACAGGTGTGATGGCCTTACTGTTGTGCACAGCCTGTTCCGACGAGGAAGAGGGTGGAGGTCTACGAGGCAGGACCATCGGGTTTGCAGTGACCACACTGCGGGAAAGAGGAGAAGCCGGTACGAAGCACGCCACTACCCGGACAGCAGCCGATACGTTGCCACAGGTTGAGATAACTCCCATTGAGGGAACCACCGACGAAGAGGGAAGGCAGCTATACCTGCACACGCTCACGGAAGAGGACATGGCGGCAGATGGCGCAAGGGAAGCCGATGCCGGCGTTGCCGGAAAAAGTGAAGATGCAACCACCAAAGCGGCACCGGTGACTACCGCCACCATGTACGCAGACGCCACAGTGTTCGCTGCCGTGTACCCATCCACCGACACATGGAACAACACCGTTGCCCCTGGTTACTTCTTCGACCTCCGGGTGAAGAAGACGGAAAGCTGGAGTACGACCTACCATTGGCCCGGCTTGAGTAAAAAGGTTGCATTCTTCGCTTACGCCCCGCACCACTGTGCGGGCGTGACGCTCACCACGGGCGCCACCACGCCGGGAGCGCCCGTGTTCAGCTATACCGTGCCGGCGGCCGTGGCCGACCAGACCGACCTGCTCACTGCCTCGTCGGTGGACGTGGCGGGCGTGCTGCATACGCCTGCGCCGCTGAAATTCAAGCATGCGCTCACCGCTGTGCGCTTTGAGACAGGGACGGCCTTGCTGCCGGGGACGGTGACCAAGATAACGCTCAAGGGGGTGTACGGCACGGCCACGCACCGCATAGGCAATACCGTGTGGAGTGAGCACTCGAGCCCAAAAGATTTTGCACAGACACTCACGACGGTGACGCCCGATCCAAACGTGCCGGGCTCGCCCATAACGCAACCTGCCGCCACCTTCATGATGATACCGCAGACGCTGCCCGCGGGGGCAAAGCTGGAGGTGAAGTACACCGACAAGCTGACGAACACGCAACGCACGCTCACGGCAAACATAGCCGGAAAGACGTGGGGCATGGGAAAGACGGTGACCTACCGCATCAGTACATCAAGCATATCGGTGACCCCCACGCTGGAGGTGACGGCACCTGCGGAGTACACCTATCAAGGAGGAAACAACACCTACACCGTAAAGAGCTACGCCTCCGTATCCGGAGGAGGAGCAACGGCCAACGTGCCCATAGCCTGGGAAGTGGAATACTCCACCAATGGAGGATCAAACTGGAGCAGCACCAGGCCCGCATGGCTCACGACCTTCACCGAAAACGGAACGGGAGGCACTTCGGCTGCACCCTATACCGCCACCGTGGCGGCGCAGGTGAACAGCGCACCGGACAACCCGCACACTGTAGCATTAAAGAATACCCCACCGGTGACCAATTACGACCTCTCCACGCATGATTATCAGGGCAACCCTGCCCCGACGCGTACGGCCAACTGCTACATTGTGAACGCTCCGGGAACATACCGCCTGCCATTAGTTTACGGCAACGCGATAGATAAAGTCAAAGTGCCCGGAGGCTCAAATCCGGGATGGAATACATCGGCCTACACTTCCACGGCAGGCGGGGGCAATGTGCTTACACCGTTTATCAATCACCTTGGCAATGTGCTTACCAATCCTTATATCTACAGCCATGCCGGCTGCATGCCGGCAAACTGTACGCTCGTCTGGCAAGACGCGCAGAACTTGGTGACGAACGTGGCGCTATCTGCCGACGGTCATTTCCTCGAGTTTACCGTGGGGCAGGCCACCATCTGCCAAGGCAATGCCGTGGTAGCGGTGCGCGACGCCTCGAACACCGTGCTGTGGAGCTGGCATATCTGGGTGACGGACTACAGGCCGGGAACCATAGGGACAACGACACCCGACAAGGAAATCACCAACCACCAGAACAAGAAGTACAAGATTATGACCGTCAACCTCGGCTGGTGCGACGGAAAAGAGGTGATATATGCCGAGCGCACCGTGCAGGTACGCTTCAAGCAGAAGCCCACAGCAGGGTACACATCGGCTACCCCAAAGACGTTTACAGTAAAACAGAAAGCGCATACCATTACAGAGCTTGGGAATAACACTTATTATCAATGGGGACGCAAAGACCCGTTCGTGGGGGCATTGGAAGGACCGGGCGGAAGCTCGAACAGCATTAACAAGACATGGTATGATGCCGGCGGGAACGTCAAAACCAACCAGCTTCCTGCCATCCAAAGCTTTCCTTACGGCACCCCCTGCATCACCCGTGGTATCATGAACCCCGGAACGTTTAATACTATTTGGGAAATGGACTACCGATATTACAACTTGTGGGATGCGAATAATAACACTACCTCAACCAACGACAACCTCGTGGTAAAGACCATCTACGACCCTTGTCCCGCAGGTTATAAGCTACCGCCAAGCAATGTATATACCGGCTTCTCCACAACGGGAGGCAACACTGGTACTGTCAGCCAGTTCAATGTACAAGGAGCTTGGGCCAAAGGTTGGAACTTCTATTGCAACCCAAGCAAGACTACATCCGTCTTTTTCCCTGCATCGGGCTTTCGGATCTATAATACCGCAGTTCCCTCACACGTGGGGAGTTTCGCCCACTACTGTACGGCGGGACCGAACAGCAGGGGAGACGTGTGGTTCCTAATCTTCAACTCGAGCATCGTGCATCCGCTGGACAAAGACCCTCGGAGCTTCGGCTACTCGGTGCGGGCGTCCCAAGAATAA